From Cherax quadricarinatus isolate ZL_2023a chromosome 49, ASM3850222v1, whole genome shotgun sequence:
gggtggtagtcaccccgttcccatcctgtgggtggtagtcacctcgtacccatcctgtgggtggtagtcacctcgtacccatcctgtgggtggtagtcaccccatacccatcttgtgggtggtagtcaccccgtacccatcctgtgggtggtagtcacccaatacccatccagcGCATGGCAGTCACCCCGTACCCaacctgtaggtggtagtcaccacatacccattctgtgggtggtagtcaccccgtacccatcctgtgggtggtagtaaccccatacccatcctgtgggtggtagtcacctcatacccatcctgtgggtggtagtcacccaatacccatcctgtggatggtagccaccccatacccatcctgtgaatggtattcaccccatacccatcctgtgggtggcagtcatccaatacccatcctgtgggtggtagtcatccaattcccatcctgtgggtggtagtcatccaatacccatcctgtgggtggtagtcatccaatatccatcctgtgggtcgtagtcacctcatgcccatcctgtgggtggtagtcaccccatacccatcctgtgggtggcagtcatccaatacccatcctgtgggtggtagtcatccaatatccatcctgtgggtggtagtcatccaatacccatcctgtgggtggtagtcatccaatgtccatcatgtgggtggtagtcatccaatacccatcctgtgggtggtaatcatccagtatgcatcctgtgggtggtagtcatccaatacccatcctgtggatggtagtcatccaatatccatcctgttggtggtaatcatccaatatccatcctgtgggtggtagtcatccaatacccatcctgtgggtggtagtcatccaatatccatcctgtgggtggcagtcatccaatatccatcctgtgggtggtactcatcCAATATCCATTATGTGGGTGGTATtcatccaatacccatcctgtgggtggtagtcatccaatatccattctgtgggtggtagtcatccaatacccatcctgtgggtggtagtcatccaatatccattctgtgggtggtagtcatccaatatccattctgtgggtggtggtggtcatccaatacccatcctgtgggtggtagtcatccaatatccatcctgtgggtggcagtcatccAATAttcattctgtgggtggtactcatccaatatccatcatgtgggtggtattcatccaatacccatcctgtgggtggtactcatccaatatccatcctgtgggtggtactcatccaatatccatcctgtgggttgtactcatccaatatccatcctgtgggtggtagtcatccaatatccatcctgtgggtggcagtcgtccaatatccatcctgtgggtggtagtcatccaatatccatcctgtgggtggtattcattcaatacccatcctgtgggtggtactcatccaatatccatcctgtgggtggtattcatcCAATATCCATCCTGAGGGTTGCAGTCatccaatatccatcctgtgggtggtagtcattcagtatccatcctgtgggtggtagtcatccaataccaatcctgtgggtggtagttatccaatacccatcctgtgggtggtagtcattcaatacccatcctgtgggtggtagttatccaatacccatcctgtgggtggtagtcaaaagactaCAGAAGTATATAATGAAACGCTTCGGTCTGGAGTTCTataactctgatcgcgggttctatccccgcccgtagtatggtttgtttgcaatcgtgccattaagatttcgtgagtcatgaaaaaGTGGGCCTCAAAGTTTTCCTAACTAatcaagttacaatggtaatgaactatttacatgtttatgtctggtgacaatagtaatgagttatttattcaTAGATGAATTAACTCACAAAAATATTTCAGAAATATTACCTTATATTTTAGCAAGGTCATGCTTCGTAATCAACTGTTCTACTCTTATCTTCAAACAGACCATTGTAATCAGCAATCGCTTCAAAACATATAAATATAGTCAAATGGAATTTGTATGGGAAATGTGATGGGTCACTACTGTTGGACAAACAAAGCTGTCAAGGATGGCACGatgatgtattattattattattattataattattattcatgaagttgtaataacacgattgcaataTATCTAGTTGAATAAATAAACCAGctgcccagtggctaacgcacctgcctggagtttcacgactcacttgccatgggttctaatccTACCAATTCCGTGGTTTACTATTTTTATTGTTCTTAATGTAGACAagttaagcgctaaaccacacATCGAAGAAAGAGGACTAAGCCTCCATTACTCATtacactgaatgacccacacgggttatCTCAAAGTCACTAACATCCCATCCCCCCAACACCACTCCTTCTACTATAAGCATAAAGAGCATCAAAATGAACTCATACTGACATTCGTGTTTTGCAGTGTGTGACAAGCAAGAAGAGGCAGTGAATGGCAGGCAAGAAGAGAATACAGTGAATGGCAGGCAAGAAGAGAATACAGTGAATGGCAGGCAAGCAGAGAATACAGTGAATGGCAGGCAAGCAGAAGAGGCAGTAGATGTGAAGCAGTTAGAAGAGGTGAATGAGGCTCCACAGAAAACATATCGAAGTCTCATCACAGAGTCGCACGTCAAACAAGCTCTGAAGGCACAACAAGGCAGCAGCGCAAAGCTGCTCTCATGGACTGTTACAGACTTCACTAACAAGGGCGACAACTACGCATGCATCGTGACAAGTGTAGATGTTTGTTATCATAAAGAAGGAAAAGACAGGAAAACCTCATTTGTAGTTAAATGTAATCCATGTCGGGACCTCCCAATATTCAACGAATTTTCGACCATAGTTTTTCAGAAGGAGGCGGGATATTACCTGGAACTTTTGCCCTTATTCAACGCTCAGCTCAGTCTTGTAGGACGTGAACCAATACGGGCTCCTCACTGCTATTTTGCTCACTTGACTAAACAAGAGGAAGTTATATTCCTTGGAGATTTGCGCCCGGAAGGTTTCAAAATGTTTGACCGTATGAAAGGAATGGACAAGGCCCACGCTGTCCTTGTCCTCAAGGAACTAGGTAAACTTCACGCTGCCTCTATCTTATATCAGAAAGAAACATCAGTAGTATTGGAAGACAAGTACACATATATTCAAAAAGACTTTCACTCAATGTCTGGAGGCGATGACTTTAAGAAAATGCTTACTTCACAAGCCGAGAATGCAGCAGAGATAGCAGAGAGAATAGGTGGGTACGAAAAAGTCGCTGATTGGCTGAAAGACTTTGCACCAAGTAGTAGCGACGTCTTCCTGGAACAAATAAAGAAGTGTCCTCCCTTTGATGTGCTTTGTCATGGTGACTGCTGGAACAACAACATCTTGTTCAAGTAAGCATAATATTATACTCATAGGAAACCGCTCAAACCCATAGTGCTCATGCAACGCCAAGGGAAAATCCTATTTATTCAGGTTTGCCAAAGCCGGATCGCTATTCTTTCGTCTCATGGGAGAGGTCAGAGGGTTAAGTCCTTTACGGAGGATCAAGTCTACGTGTCTTGCACACGTACAGAATAGTGGGCAACTcctatttcttggatcaagagtggGTTTTATACTTCGGCCTCTGAGACCTTCAGCACATTAATTTCTTGCAATATTTATGACTCCAGAGTTTCTCTGTTTCCAATGtctagtgttcattacacttccaacattatatgttaatatttacaataacatcacagtatACGAGTTATGCTTTAATAAATTGTTTAACTACACTGAATATTAATTATATTACAAAAGTTTTCTTCATCTTTCAGTTTCATTCTGAAAGAATTATTCTTGAAAATGTAAATGAAACCTCACAAAAACTTTTGGAATTCAACTACCATTCACTGTAGTGAAGGGCAGTTGACTGTAACCGTGGTTCAGAGACTCTAACCGTGGTTCAGAGAATAACAGGTCCAATGCTTTACAACTGAGCCACCGGGCTGGACGTGTTAATCTCGTGACCACGGTTTGAGCCTTTCGTCCACCTTTCTGTTTATTCAGCGACAGTCAATTATTATAACTTAAATTTACTTCCATGCAAATATTTATCCAACAGGTACGATGAGACAGGTGTCCCGGTCGATGTAAGACTGCTGGACTTCCAAATCAGTCGCAAAGCCTCGCCAGCCACAGACCTCAACTACTTCATGTACACCAGTTTCAATGGACCTGAAAGGAAGGACAATTTGGAAACCTTCTTGAATGTTTACTATGAGTCCTTAAGAGAGGTGCTGGAGGCAGGAGGAACCAAAGCTGAGTTTACATCTCAGGAACTACGAGAGGAATATCACAAGAAGAACTTGTTTGGTTTGATAATGGGAATGATGGTTGTGCCTATTGTGGTGAGTCAGGCAGCGGAGATAATGGATCTGGATAATATAACCGATGCAGACTATGAATCGCTTGTAAAGGAGCACAGGGAAAGGATGTTGAAACAGTTGGATAGTAATCCACTTCTGCGACCTCGACTTCTCTCTATATTTGATGA
This genomic window contains:
- the LOC128697004 gene encoding uncharacterized protein; this encodes MCDKQEEAVNGRQEENTVNGRQEENTVNGRQAENTVNGRQAEEAVDVKQLEEVNEAPQKTYRSLITESHVKQALKAQQGSSAKLLSWTVTDFTNKGDNYACIVTSVDVCYHKEGKDRKTSFVVKCNPCRDLPIFNEFSTIVFQKEAGYYLELLPLFNAQLSLVGREPIRAPHCYFAHLTKQEEVIFLGDLRPEGFKMFDRMKGMDKAHAVLVLKELGKLHAASILYQKETSVVLEDKYTYIQKDFHSMSGGDDFKKMLTSQAENAAEIAERIGGYEKVADWLKDFAPSSSDVFLEQIKKCPPFDVLCHGDCWNNNILFKYDETGVPVDVRLLDFQISRKASPATDLNYFMYTSFNGPERKDNLETFLNVYYESLREVLEAGGTKAEFTSQELREEYHKKNLFGLIMGMMVVPIVVSQAAEIMDLDNITDADYESLVKEHRERMLKQLDSNPLLRPRLLSIFDEMLEYGVIS